A stretch of DNA from Electrophorus electricus isolate fEleEle1 chromosome 18, fEleEle1.pri, whole genome shotgun sequence:
ACCATATCCTCAAAGAACATGTAATGAATGTTGGAGTacatcttcttcttctcccaGTATCCACACACATGATCATACCAAGCACCGAacacttcttaaaaaaaaaaaaaaaaaaaagtaaacatagaAGATGATGCATTACTTATATTTAGAAATAAGAGCTATTTCAGCAAGCAGATAAGTCCATGAGCAAAGATCTTGTATATCTTTATAGTAATTTACTTTGTCCATCCATGTAGTTCTGCAGAAAAGTGCTCCAGTCTCCTGGCTCTGGTTGTCCCATGTTCATTCGGTCAAAGTGAAAATAGGATACAACATTGTCTTTGGCATTGCGGGCTACGTAGACAACCTGGAGAGGGTGAGAACAACTGTCATTATTATAGATGAACTACTATATACATAAATAGGTCctatttattgtaaaatcttGTCTTTATGGATTGAAGCATAGAACAGGACACTGTGTGGCAAGCTTTGTAGGACCTGCTCATACTGTAAATCCAAGTCTAATCTTTTTCCTGTGCTAGTTAAGGTTTATACTTCATACCTAATCTCTGTTCTGTGATTGTTAAGGTTAGGATGTAGGCATGTTTATTTGATCATTATGGGAAGCAGGCTGATGTATGCCACAGTTTAACTCAGAGTAGGCCCAAGGCATTGATTACAATTTCAAAATGTGATGAATGTGCTCGAAATGGGATTTTCTGTATCaaagaaacactcacacagttTATTCTTCCTGATCTTTGCTTGCCAAAGTACTTTATAAAGTTTTAAGATAAGGGCTTATTGTTTAACTGTAAGACCTATAAAAAAGAGGAGAATACACTTATTTTACATAGTAAGCACACTATTACAACTGTGACCACAGAAGTAAGTTGAGCCTTCAGGTAAATAATTCACTTTCTTTATAGTAGAATTCATCTCAAATGCATAAACGCATTTGCAAAGATAGCTTAAATTTAAACCTGTGTTCAGGAACCATTAGCAGATTTGATGTTCACATTACAGAGAACAAAACCCACATACAGTACCCTGCAGTTCTGTTCCCAGAAGGACTTGGGCACCAACTGAACAGGAAGATGGGTTTTGATAAGACGCGGTGTGGTGGCCAATTTATCTGCAAGCTCCACTCCTGCATAAGGAAAGAAGCAGGTCTCTGAGGCAAATCTCCAGGACCAACAGACATTCATTAACActaacaaaaaaccaaaaacaaaacacacctaTTAATGACAATAGACTAAAGACACTAAAAGGTATGAAACAGGTAGCACTTTAGCAACAAGCACTACATGTAACATATATAcagggtcaaacaccaacaaaatcACGACTATCAAAGCGGATTTAAAACGGATTTCTTAAATTTACATGTTAACAAGGGCTGtgacaaggaacaggtgaagcaGATGATTAATTAACAGGATTTGGGGCCTGGTAATGAAggaaaagacagacacacacacacacaagatgatACAAAGGCCACATGCTGAGATGTTATGTTGGCTTAGGGGGAGGAGTCGAGGAGGGGGCTGTTACACAACTCAATTTTGCACTGTTTGCTTTGTGCGACTATGGAGTGACACTTGGGACACATGGAGAGTTCAcagcagcatacacacacacacacacatacatatatgtatatatatatatatatatatatatatatatatatatatatatatatatatatataacatttttgtccatattgttACAGCCTTAGAGTATTACAGTAAGCAGGAGCACAGACCTGCAGGGATCACAGGGAAGGCTGTCTCGAGGAACGGTACTCGCATGTAGATGGGCAGAGAGGTCTGACGCTCTGGTGCCGTATCGCCGAAGTAAAGCAGGTCCAACATGTAGGACACCCATGTCGTGCCTGTCAGAATAGACcaagggaaagaaagaagagaggaagCAGGTGACCATGTGGTCAGTATGTACAGCTTTGTGAACTGGTATTACATAATCAGCCTGGCTATGCTTATACAATGTAATTTGTTTAGACAGAGCTGGACAAAGAGAGTGAAACACCTTATGAAAAATTTTGAATAACATCAAATAGCTTTGTTATTTGAAAAGAACTGAATTGTATTTGCTAAATGCACAACAGCAAAGGAAGCTGCAGAGGTGACTCATATTATGATTGATGCCAGTTAGCAGTTTACGCTAGAACAGTTTTCTGTGAGTTTTCATCACAATGCACTGAGCCAAATGACAGAGGGGTATATCAGTAAGACTTgccaaacacagcaaaaactGCACTGGCATAGAAGAACAGGGTCAAAGTTCCTCCACAGTGATGCAATAGAAACAAAACTACtgctttaataaaatgtacCACAATTGAATAGACATCACTGTAACTGAGACTTAACAAAAACCGATGTGAGCTTCACAAAAGTTATGTGATTTTAAGTGTTTGTGAGCATGTAGGTATAGCATGGGGTCATGGTCTAATGGAGAATAGATGATCTTGTGAGAACACATAGGAAGGACCTACACAGTAGTTCATCTCTGTAATATTTCAGACAAGGTGGGGGAAACCTTGTCTGTAACTGTCCAGGTACAGAAAGCACCGGCAATGACACTTAAGAGAATTGCAGCTTCTCTGCAATTATTGCTGAGTTGTGCCATCCAAACCATGCTTGTATTATAACTTTACTGTCCAGGATTGCCTATCACCAGCTGACTGTCTTAACTGGGTCATTTCAAAACTTGAAATCCCAGTTCAAAATGATGTGCTCTGTTCCTGAGACCAGCTACCAGTCATCCATACAAGCCCATCCATACATGAGAACAACATTGCTGGTAAAGCTTTTGATGTGCAAAAACCACTTTGAAATTGTTATGACTGCAAGGGATATTTGAAAAGGTGCAAAATCACCAGATTGCTTACAAATTTATTATCTAAAATACTTAATGAAACTGGATGAAAGTAAGTAACAAAGTGAAGGAAACTATCCGCCTTTAATTATCAACCTCTGGTTTCCTGAGCATTTCCACATTAGGTTTAACTCTGACTCTTTAACTTTAtggtaaccctaaccctatgtAGAGCTCACACCTTTTTATTCTCTTGATTCATGATTCATTTTCTAAGCTGTTCTGAGGCAAAAGTGTGGATTGTGAAATCTGCTAAGTTGCTATGTGCCTGCTTGTACCTTCTATAAGCGAACCTAAACATGATTTCAATtctaaatatttgtgtgtgctctttcaTGGTCACCTTGTAAGTACATGATACCATTTTATCTACAACAAATATGCTGAAGTTTACTATTCTTCTACATATATTCTTCCATTGTCTAATAAGCAGTTTACTAAAACATTTAGTACTGTGGCGAGAGGGAATTACATTGCCCATGCTTGAgttaaaaacacagtttaaaatgaaatgttaacAAGAACTGCTGGCTTTTAATTCACAGCCACATTAATACTCTTGGTCAGATAAGCCATTAAGCAAAGCACAGGATACCTGCTTTGGGATAAGTGGCAATAAGGATGTCATCTGGTCTCGCCTTGAAGTTCTGAACATTCTCCCAGTTGTCCGTGAAGTAATGGGTCATAGAGATGCCTTCAAACTCAAACAACTCTGGGCGCCCAATATCCTTCAACTGTAGTatttaataattacaattaatgaataatatgtTAACGCAAATAATTAATCTGTCAAGGCCAGGTCTTTGGTGCTTTTAAATCTCATAAGAAATCCATCAGGTCTAATATAGCATGCTAAttataaatattctgtaaattgAAAGGTTGATGAGAATAGCTTTCTTTGTAGATTTGGGCCTGTTCTTTAAATCCAGTTTTAAATCATTTGCCATCCTCTATCAAAAGAAATGTGAGCAAAAGTGATTAAATTAAGCTTCAATCAACAGTTCTCAATGTAGTTCAATGGTAACCAAACTGAGTAATTAACATTGCCACATGGAATCACAGACGCAAATTTTGTTCACTCACTTCAAGTTCTCTACAAGTCAGTACATGGCGCATTATCCAAATCTAGAACCATTAGGTTTAATTTTTAAGATTGTGTCATAGGTCATATGGCAGTTTGTTCATTAGGTTTTCAACAAAAGCCAATTAAAATGGTTTTTCACACAATCAGCTTGCCATGTGGTATTCAGAAGTTCATAGACCCTGACTTTCCAGCGTTAAAGTGTCATAATTATCCCACCATTTTTCCCTGCtatttgtaatacatttatattattttacacatcTGTGATCCATTAGTAGTGCAAAgcatatttcaaaaataaactgcaGCTGGCTCACCAAAGAAACATCAAATCCTTCCATGATACAATGAACATAGGCTGTAGATGACCGTTCTGCACTGCTTCCTTTTATATTTTGTGATTCTCCTTGTCCCTCCTTTCTTCCTTTGGCAGTTTTTATCTCGTGCGGCTCTTGTGCTTATCACGGATGATCTGTCTCCCAatttttctttcctcccttGTAACTCTGAGTTAGGTAAAGGCTCAGAGCTTTTCCTCTGTCCCTTCCTTCTATATCATTACAGTCAGATTGTGGGCCACCCACTCCAATGGTCATCTTACCAGCCTCAGCCACtcctaaataaacacacacatgcacaaacactgcCATATGATCTCCTCATTCGTATAACGATCCTGTTCTCTTCTGAACTCTCTAACCTTTCACAAAGTCCACATAAGGTATGACTTTGCATGAACAGTCTTTACAAATAATTTAGCATTATATTTCCCGTCTGTCAATCTGATGTAGCATATGAACAATGCAAATCATGGAGGTACTTTCTGCATGACATTAACCAGTGAACCAATTCCATGCTGGGAATTAGGGCACATTGGTACTGGAATGTTTTTCCTGTTGGGGTTTCTGCTTCCTGGCCACTTTTTTTTGCGGTCACTCAATTTGAAAACCATGCTCGGCCTGAAACTTTCATAGTCCCTCCTAATTTTCAAATCCACTTCCAATCTGGACTTCCAATCTAAATGTAtaagtacaaaaatatatatttaaaccatTTATAAATTGATTACAAAGTAATTGTAAGCATTTAGATTTGGCTAGCTGCAAGAATTTAACAATTATCATACTAGACATGTAAACACACCACAATTGCTTTGTCACCCACCAACACCAGATTACTAAACAGCATTTAGATACCTGCAGGCCatatgtgtttggtttaattcaTGTCAAACCTTTGTCACTCATTACACAGTGACAAAGTGATATTTCACTCCAAAACACTGGGTGGGTTTTAAACCAAAACACTGCAGATTGGACACCTTCAGAACTCTAAATGTCTGAATTCAAGTCTAAGATTCTTtagtctttctttttcctttgttgAGTGGTCGTGTTGACTGGAGTGACTAGCAGATAATTTCTccataataatttaaaataataattttaagcATTTCTTTCTTAAAAAGATCGACATTCCTTTTACCATtatcagatttgttttagtAGTGAACTAGCATCTAGTGAGTCAATAGAACCACTAGTATAGCGTTTAATTTACTCGTGTAGGTTAAACGAGCATCACAACTATATTATCCTAACAGCCTAACGTGTTGTTAACGACTATggttcagtttttaaaaaatctctaaGTCTGCTATCGCTTCGAGCTCATAATACCACCTTAAAATTACGTTTTGAATATAgctgcagaggagaggaaagggttAATCGATGAACGTACAAAAGGTATACAACAAAGATGGCGGCGCCCGTAGAAGAAGCACTGGTACATACACAcgtggagaaaaagaaaaaggtgcGTGAACTTAAGTTTCATTTTGACTTAACATTTCTAATTTTACAAGTTATTATGCACTATTTATAAGTAACATGTTTAGTGTGAATAATTTTGAGTAAAGCATAAACAACAGATCTCTTATAGGTATTTTAGCCTCTCACGTAAGCTTGCTATACTAGTTAGCTAGGAAAATTAGGTTCGATTTGTCCAACTAGGTGTTTTAAATAATTGcatatgttttttatttttagctgccGGTTTGGAAAACGAATACcacagtgtttatataaaatGGCAGTTGTCTCTAATTGGATATCTGGTAGTTTGAGAGTCACACTCTtggctggttagctagctagcgttagcaagGCTGAGAAACACTCAAAACCTTAGCTGCGTGAATTAGTTAGCTAGATAGTTGTATCATACGAATCGTTTATGCAGTGCAATGTGAGAATAACATGACTGCGGAAGAAAACCGTACAAGATCATTGTGAGAGAGAATAGTGGAAACTATAGTGTTCCAGGTTGTATCtattgtatattgttttttATGGAGTTTCTCGTCTCATACTGCGTTCGTACCTCAAGCCACCCAAACGTTACTGGGAAGTAAATGCAGGTGAAGAGAATGGCGAGGCAGAAAACACCGATGTCTCACCGAACCAGGACAATATTTCAAAAGAACAGCCAGACAAAATACGTGACGAGCGAcgacagaagaaaaaaaggtcTCATGGAAGTTTCATATCAGGGGTGtgtaattttctgttttctaaaCCTTGGAAAGTATCTGAACACCTGAGTGCATTAAACTATTGAACTCGCTCAGTTCATCCGGTTTCTCTCTTTCGGTTCCAATATTCCTAAAaccatgtaaaacaaaacactttttttgttaCTGTCTTGTGTTTATTATATAAGCCTTAAGCCATTTCCTTTCATAGAACTCTTCATGCCTTTTCTAAGGTTTCTTTTCATCGTGTACTGCAGTGGTTCCCAACACTGTGGTTTTGTGATGTGAGCCAGGAACTAATTACCTAGCTTGGATATATGGGGAAACGTAGAACAAATAAGTGCAGCTCTTCCCATTGATTTGATGTAATTTCCTCAGAAAAAGGACCCTTTCCCTGGTGAGGCCCCCATTCCCAATGAGCAGCTGAAGAAGTTCCAGAGAGGCGAGAAATTCCAAGTGGTAAGCTCCATGTAGTTACAGCTTTATTTAAACATACTCTGTGTTGATGTGCATATGTTCAGACAAGTTGCCTTTCGGTTAGGAAAGGTTTAACTAGACTGCAGACAGGAACGCCAAAGGACAAAACGCAAAGACTTGTGCTTTGATTGTTTCAGAAAATCTTGTGACTGGAGTTTTGTTGCATGAATTGTTCCTCATTTATTGTGGCCTTAGTCTGTGACTGCACGACAAAAGGTGAAAGAGACCATCTTGCGGTCTGAAGCAGCGTCTGACCTGGCCCTGAAGCAGGCTGCACGATATGATCTCCTTCTCCCAGAGGAATCTGGGTAACTCGGCACACACTGGAAGCAGAGCGCTTCTATCTCATTGACATAAACCTCTGGATTCTTCTTGGTCTGGtcatgaaagcacacacacacgtgtgttctCCCTTGGACATGCTCATGTCTGTTTCCATGTCTCCAGATTCCTGGAGGGAGATGACGATGAGGACACATGTACCATCTTACAGGAAGATATCGCAGATGCTGTGGATATTACTTCTGGGGCAAAGGTAACACTTTGGTTTTTGGTGCTTGccataaacattttgaaatcatATGGTAACTTGAAAATGGATTTTAGTTTAAATTTCAAACTTTGTGAAACTCTGTTCCATTCATATGCATTCATACATTATTAGCAGGTT
This window harbors:
- the LOC113584318 gene encoding cytosolic sulfotransferase 3-like isoform X1, translating into MEGFDVSLLKDIGRPELFEFEGISMTHYFTDNWENVQNFKARPDDILIATYPKAGTTWVSYMLDLLYFGDTAPERQTSLPIYMRVPFLETAFPVIPAGVELADKLATTPRLIKTHLPVQLVPKSFWEQNCRVVYVARNAKDNVVSYFHFDRMNMGQPEPGDWSTFLQNYMDGQKVFGAWYDHVCGYWEKKKMYSNIHYMFFEDMVEDTGRELDRLCSFLGVSTPSKERQKITNSIHFDAMKQNNMTNYSSLPVMDFKISPFMRKGKVGDWKNHFTVAQNEQFDEHYKERMKNTTLRFRTEV
- the LOC113584318 gene encoding cytosolic sulfotransferase 3-like isoform X2, whose product is MEGFDVSLDIGRPELFEFEGISMTHYFTDNWENVQNFKARPDDILIATYPKAGTTWVSYMLDLLYFGDTAPERQTSLPIYMRVPFLETAFPVIPAGVELADKLATTPRLIKTHLPVQLVPKSFWEQNCRVVYVARNAKDNVVSYFHFDRMNMGQPEPGDWSTFLQNYMDGQKVFGAWYDHVCGYWEKKKMYSNIHYMFFEDMVEDTGRELDRLCSFLGVSTPSKERQKITNSIHFDAMKQNNMTNYSSLPVMDFKISPFMRKGKVGDWKNHFTVAQNEQFDEHYKERMKNTTLRFRTEV